DNA from Cutibacterium acnes:
CGCAGGGTCTGAGGGTGCATTCCGGCGAGCTCTGCCGCCACTGAGATGGCGAAGATGGCAGCGTCCTTGTCGATCACCGCAAGATCAACAGCGTCGGATAGATTCCTGCTGCGCCTCACCATCTCACTTCACCTCCCATGGTCGCGGAGTGGCCTGGGGGAGGGAGTCACGAAGTCTCTCCACGACATGCCGGGCGTCGTCGTCAAGACTCTCCGGGACAGCAATCTCAACGGTGGCGAGTAGATCCCCCCTGCTGCCGTCGGAACGCGGCACTCCACGCCCCCGCACCCGGAAGGTACGGCCATTCGGTGTCCCAGCCGGAATACGCAGTCGAACGGTCGTTCCCGCTAGAGTCGGCACCTCCACCTCGGCGCCCAGAGTGGCCTCTGGAAAGGTCACTGGCACGGTGACGGTGAGGTTGTGGCCGTCACGACCAAAGATCTCGTGTGGACGCACCGTCACCTTGACGTAAAGGTCACCCGCTTTCCCGCCATTCTCGCCAGGAGACCCCTTGCCCTTAATGCGAATGCGCTGACCATCCTCCACCCCGGCAGGGATGCGGATCTGCATAGACTTGGTGGACTTAGCCCGACCCGATCCGTGGCAGACCTGACAGGGGTCCTCAACGATCATGCCTCGACCGTGACAATCCGGGCAGGGCTCGGTCATCTCGAACACCCCACCAGCCGAGCTAGCATGCATACCCGACCCTTGACAGGTCGAGCACACTCGCGGAACGGTACCAGCCCGAGCTCCAGTCCCCCGACATGCCTGGCAGGGTGCCTGAGAGACCATGTCCATAGTGACGGTGGTCCCAGACACGGCATCGTCGAAGGAAATCGTCGTCTCCCCCTCAACGTCAGCTCCCCGACGTGGCGACCGGGACGCTGTGCGACGTCCCCCGCTAGCCCCAAAGAGATTGCCGAACAGGTCACCGAACCCGTCCCCGTTGGAGGCAGTACGTAGAAAATCCTCCACGTTGACGCTGGTCTGCGCTCCACCACGCGGGAACCGGAATCCACCTGCTGATCCGAACAGGCTACGAGCCTGGTCGTACTCCTTGCGCTTCTTGACGTTCGACAGCACGTCGTTGGCCTCCGAGGCCTCCTTGAAACGAGCCTCAGCGGCTTTATCACCAGGGTGGGAGTCGGGATGGTTGTCCCGGGCGATCTTGCGGAACGCCTTCTTAATTTCTTCGGGCTTCGCGTCCTTGGAGACACCGAGGATCTTGTAGTAATCCTTCTCAGCCCAGTCCTTGGTACTCATCTAATTCCTCCCTCCCTGGCCATCGTCGGATTTGCGGTCATGGTGGCCTCATCGTAGTCGGCCAAGATCGCCGTCACTCGTTACGCGGCGTCTCGTCATCCTCGTCAGCCTGAGCGGACTCGCCATCAGCCTGGCTGGATTCATCGGCTGAGGTCGCGTTGGGATCCGGGTCCGAGACGGCCACACGTGCCGGACGCAGGACGCGATCGCCAAGCTTGTAGCCGGGCTGCATTACCTGGCTGACGGAGGTGACGGAGACCCCCTCCATCGGCATCTGCATGAGTGCCTCGTGGAGGTTCGGGTCAAAGACGTCACCCACCTCGCCGAAACTGGTCAGGCCGTGATTATTGGCGACCTTCTCCAGCTCGTCGACGACGAGCTTGAAACCGCCCTCAACCTCACCGTGCTGACGAGCCATGGCGATTGAGTCGAGCACCGGCATAAGGTCGGTGATGACCTTGTCCACACCGGACTGACGCGACAGCGCGCGGTCACGGTCAACACGCCTCTTGTAGTTGACGTATTCGGCCTGTAGACGCTGCAGGTCCTCGGTACGCTCGGCCAGCAGAGCCTCGAGTTGGGACTCACGGGACAGTTCCTCCGGAGCCGGCGAGTCAGTGGCCGACTGATCAGCGTCGATGTCGACGTCACCAACAATGTCGGCAAAACGCTCGTCGACGTTGTCGTCGCGGTTCTCGTCGGCCTGGTCGTCGTCGGGATTGACGTTCTTATCAGTCATCTGTGTTCCTTCACGTGAGTGCCGGCCGCCGGGCCATCGCGATGGCGACCCGGCGGCGGGGCTGGGGTCAGGCCGTGGCCCCGGTCACTTTTTCTCGTCCTCGTCGTCGACGATTTCCGCATCCACGACGGTGTCATCACCAGACTCCGAGCTGGCCGACTCTGCGTCTTGGCCCTGCGGGTTCTCGGCCTGAGCCTGCTGAGCGGCAGCGTAGATCGCCTGGCCCATGGCGGACGCCTTCTGGTTGAGGTCGTCCATGGCGGCCTTAACCTCGTCGTCGTTGTCGGTGCCCTTCAGGGTCTCCTTCAATGTGGCGATGGCCTCAGTCACCGGAGTCTTGGTGTCCTCGGGGATCTTGTCGGAGTTCTCGTCGAGCAGCTTCTCGGTACGGAACGCCAGGGCATCGGCCTCGTTACGCATCTCAACGGCCTCGCGACGCTTCTTGTCAGCCTCGGCGTTGGCCTCAGCCTCCTTGACCATGCGGTCGATCTCGTCCTTGCCCAGGGCGGATCCGCCGGTGACAGTCATGGACTGCTCCTTCCCGGTGGCCATGTCCTTGGCGTGGACGTGGACGATGCCATTGGCGTCGATGTCGAAAGACACCTCGATCTGCGGGATGCCGCGCGGGGCCGGCATAAGACCGGTCAGCTCAAAGTTGCCCAGCGACTTGTTATCGCGGACGAACTCACGCTCACCCTGGAACACCTGGATCATCACCGACGGCTGATTGTCCTCAGCAGTAGTGAACACCTCCGAACGCTTGGTCGGGATGGTGGTGTTGCGCTCGATGATCTTGGTCATCACGCCGCCCTTGGTCTCAATGCCGAGGCTCAGCGGGGTGACGTCGAGGAGCAGTACATCTTTGACCTCACCCTTCAGCACACCGGCTTGCAGGGAGGCGCCGAGGGCCACAACCTCATCGGGGTTGACGCCCTTGTGCGGATCCTTACCAGCGAGTTCCTTGACGAGCTCGGCGACAGCGGGCATACGGGTCGAACCACCAACGAGGATGACCTCGTCGATCTGCGAGACGTTGAGTCCGGCATCCTTCATGACGGCGTTGAACGGGGTGCGGCAGCGCTCGAGGAGGTCGGAGGTCATGCGCTGGAACTCAGCGCGGGTCAGCTTCTCGTCAAGGTGGAGAGGCCCAGCAGCACCAGCGGTGATGTACGGCAGATTGATATGGGTTTCAGAAGCCTGCGACAACTCAATCTTGGCGCGCTCGGCGGCCTCCTGCAGACGCTGCTTGGCCATCTTGTCGGCAGCCAGGTCAATGCCGTTAGCGTTCTTGAACTGGGTGACGAGCCAGTCGACGATGCGCTGGTCCCAGTCGTCACCGCCGAGGTGGTTATCGCCGTTGGTGGCCTTCACCTCGAAAACGCCGTCGGAGATGTCGAGCAGGGAGACGTCGAAGGTGCCACCACCGAGGTCAAAGACCAGGACGGTCTGGTCCTTGTCGGTCTTGTCGAGGCCATATGCCAAGGCGGCTGCGGTGGGCTCGTTGACGATACGGTCGACGGCCAGACCGGCGATCTCACCGGCCTCCTTGGTGGCCTGACGCTGGGCGTCAGAGAAGTAAGCCGGGACGGTGATGACGGCGTTCGTCACCGGCTCACCGAGGTAAGCCTCGGCATCCCTCTTGAGTTTCTGCAGGATGAACGCACTGATCTGCTGAGGCTTGTAAGTCTTGTCGTCAACACCCATGGTCCACGCTTCACCCATATGGCGCTTGACGGAGCGGACAGTGCGGTCAACGTTGGTGACGGCCTGGCGCTTGGCGACTTCGCCGACGAGGGTCTCGCCGGAGTTAGTGAATGCGACCACCGACGGGGTGGTACGAGCACCCTCAGCGTTCGGGATGACAGTGGGCTCGCCGCCCTCAAGGACGGCGACGCACGAGTTGGTGGTTCCGAGGTCGATACCGACTGAACGGGCCATAGTTGGTTTCCTCCTGATGGACGAATGTTCTGGGACTACATCCCCTTGAGCGACTTCGACTCAACTCTAGCCTCTGAGTCACGAGCACTCAAGTTGACGTTGGCTGATTTTTCATGAAGTTGAGTTCGCTACACTCAACCGACGATCCGGCGGGAGTATTCCCACCCACCGAAAGTCTCGTCAGGACATCCTCAGACGGCCCCTTCCGACCATGAAAAATGCCGGACGGCGAACCGTCCGGCAGCTTCCGCACTTCACGTCAGTGAAAATACGGGATAAGCAGGTATAACCCATACAAGACGATGAGGCCTGCGACGCCAATCGCCGTCCAGCCCAGAGCCACCAACCCGGCGGCACCGTCGCTGCCAGCCTCCGCGCGCGCATGCGCCCGATCGAGCATTAGTGCCCCACCCGAAACGACGGAGACAATGAGAACGGTGGCCACGACGGTGACGACGGACACCAGCCCTAGCGAAGTCCAATCAATATTCATGCTGCAGTCCCTCCGGCTACGGCGGAGCCCTTACGGACGCCCACCTGGGTGGAGTCATTAACGTTCCTATGGTCAACCTTGTGCTGGTTGGCCTGACGGACAATCAGTGCGGCCATGACAGCCAGCAAGCCGAGGTCGACAATGACGCCCCAAGTGCCGGCACCGGCGACGGCTGAGGTGACGGCACCAACGAGAGCGGCCGCCGGCAGCGTGACGAGCCACGCGATAACCATCTTTCCAGCGGTGGCCCAGCGAACCTCAGTGTGACGGCCGATACCCGAGCCCAGAATCGATCCCGAACAGACATGGGTGGTCGACAGGGCGAAGCCCAGGTGCGAAGAGGCCAGAATCGCGGCAGTGGAGGCCGTCTCAGCCGCAAAACCCTGCGGAGACTCGATATCACATAGACCTTTGCCCATGGTCCGCATGATGCGCCAACCACCCGAGTAGGTACCTAGACCGATGGCGCACCCCGCAGCCAGGATGACCCACCACTCTGGGCCAGTGCCGGAGGCCTGGTATCCAGCGGAAATGAGGACCAGGGTAATGATGCCCATCGTCTTTTGACCATCAGAGGTGCCATGCGCGAGAGCGACCATGGAAGCTGAGACTCGCTGGCCGTTAAGGAACATCCGCGAAGAGTGGTGGGCAGTGTGGTTGGTGATGCGGTAAGCCAGCCACGTGGCCACTAAGGCCGCGATACCCGCAACAAAAGGGGCAACCAAGGCCGGTAGAACGATCTTGCTCATGATCTTGCCAGCGTCGATGCCACTCATACCAGCCTCAACCAACACAGCACCGATAAGGCCACCAAAGAGAGCATGGGAGGAGCTGGATGGCAGACCGAACAGCCACGTTGCCAGATTCCAAATGATGGCACCGATAAGTCCAGCAAAGACCATGGGAGCAGTCACCAGGTGATCGTTGACGATACCGCCCGAGATCGTCTTGGCGACCTCAGTCGACAGGCACGCGCCAATGACGTTGAGCACAGCCGCGATGATGACGGCCACCTTGGGCTTGAGTGCCCCGGTTGCCACCGACGTTGCCATAGCATTGGCTGAGTCGTGGAAGCCGTTAGTGAAGTCGAATGCCAACGCCGTCACAACGACGATGACCACGATTAACAGAGTCGAACTCATGCAAGATCCTTCGTGCGGGCCGTAACGCCCCCGGACGGCAAGCTGGGATCCCCCGCCCCTTACCGGAGCGGGGAGGACGGTCAGCCAGAACCCGGGAGCAGCTCCAGCCGGCTGACACGTTACGCCCAGTTGGCCTATCTTCGCGCGGCGGGATCACCTCAGATGACATCAAGGTAAACGATTTTCACCCGACACGCTGCCGTCCGACACAAAACTCCGTCGTGTAAACCCGACTTCACGCGGTGTTTGACAGCGCAGCTCCAACTATCGCACCGCTCCGCTAGCGCTGTTGTTAGCCAAGAGTTCACCATGACTTCACATCAGCCCCGGCCGCAGCAGGCGTTACACCGTTGCCCATCTTCACAGGAATATAACAGGAGACCCATAAGGCAAAACGGACTTTCCACGTGAAACCCTTAATCCATGGCATTCCCCACGCAACCTTCCAGATTCACCCGCGCTGACGGGTCCCCCATCCGCGTCCTGGTCGTTGAGGACGAACCGAGCCTCACTGGGTTGCTCTCCATGGCCATGCGTTACGAGGGATGGGACGTCACCACCGCTAATTCCGGTGCTCATGCCGTCCACGAAGCACAGGCCACCCGCCCTGACGTCATCGTCCTCGACATGAGGCTGTCTGATTTCGACGGTCTCGAAGTCATGAGGCAGATCCGAATAAACCAGCCCACTGTTCGGGCGGTTTTCCTTACTGCCAAAGACGCCGCTAGTGGCCGTATCGCTGGCCTCACCGCCGGCGGGGATGACTACGTCACCAAACCTTTCTCCCTCGAAGAGGTCATCGCCCGGTTACGCGCCCTCCTGCGCCGTTCGGGGGCCACCGAACCCAAGCCCGACTCCATGTTGACGGTTGGAGACCTCACCCTTGACGAGGACTCCCGGGAGGTACGCCGAGCAGGCGAAGAAATCCACCTGACGACCACCGAGTTCGAGCTGCTGCGCTACTTCATGCGCAACCCCAAGCGAGTGCTCTCCAAAGCCCAGATCCTTGACCGAGTGTGGAATTACGATTTCAGAGGTCAAGCCAATGTCGTCGAGTTGTACATCTCTTACCTGCGCAAGAAGATCGACAGGGGACACAAACCGATGATCCACACCATGCGTGGGGCAGGTTACGTTCTCAAACCTGCAGAATGAGAGCGTCCAAGCGATTTCTCTCCTAGCCCGCCTATAGGCGATCACCCGCTCGCCTCGCGCTGGAACGAATCCCCCCAAAGCACAGGTCTGCATGACATCTGGATCTATGACCTCTCGAGTCCTCCCCAATGACCTCAAGTTAGCATCACGTCTATAAAGCTTCTATCCCCTTCGTGAGGCAATATGCCCCCAAGATTGGGATGACGATAAGACGAATAAATGTAATAACGGTACACGCTGTCGTCATTAATGACAGCGTATACATTAACCCCGAAGACCTCAAAGACTGGAACAGTCTCACAGGGCAAGAGAGAATCTTGCCGGTGAGACGCCGTGGTGAGCGCAAGAATACTATGACAGAAAGCCACTTGACTACCATCTAGCTATTAGCATGGGTCTTGCAGGGGCATGAATTACCTCCATGAAGGATAATGCCGTATGTGTCAAAAGGATGCCCACGAGCTGATTGACATGGCCACCGACTTCATGAATCGGCGTCCCCAGCTTTCACGTGGCGGCCATTTTGAAATCCTTGAACATGATGGCATTAGCCGCCTTTTCTATCACAGGGCTTCCTGCTGCCACTGGTATGATGTTCCTCATTCGGGGAAGCATTGCACGTGGTGTAGCAGGCTCAGCGTCGAAGAGCGCAGACGCCGCCTGATGGGACTGCTGGAACAGGAGACCACTAACGACAAGCCAGTAGGCTGGAGGCACTTACCCAAGACAAGGAGCTGGCATGTCCTCTGCCCCACTGTCTGCCACCGAGTTGGCCGGCATGATCGATCACACCCTGCTGACCCCTGAGGCCACCCACAACGACGTCGCCAAGCTGGTCGCCGATGCCAAAAAATATGGGACGTGGTCGGTGTGCGTATCGCCATCGATGCTGCCGTTGAACCTCGACATGGGTGACGTGCATCTGGCCGTCGTGTGCGGGTTTCCGTCAGGCAAGCACACCAGCGCAGTAAAGGCTGCTGAGGCTCGTGAGGCCATCGCCGCAGGGGCCGAGGAGGTCGACATGGTGATCAACCTTGGTCTGGTAAAGGAGGGACGCTGGGAGGACGTCACCGCCGATATCGCTGCCGTCAAGCAGGCCGTCCCGGATCCGAAGATCCTTAAGGTCATTATCGAGTCGGCGGTGCTGACCGACGACGAGATCGTGCGGGCATGCCAGGCTGCCGAGAAGGCCGGCGCCGACTTCGTCAAGACGTCGACGGGATTCCACCCACGTGGCGGCGCAAGCGTCGAGGCCGTCAAGGTCATGGCTGACACTGTTGGTGGACGTCTGGGCGTCAAAGCGTCCGGCGGCATCCGCGACTACCAGACGGCATGCGCGATGGTCGAGGCCGGGGCGACGCGTCTAGGAGTTTCCTCGACCGCCAAGATCCTTGCCGGAGCTCCCACGGAGTGACGCCGTGCGTAGCGTTGACGCTGTCAAAGCACGGGCTGAGTCAACGACGGATTAACCTCAGCCGCGCCCTTGGCGGCAGCCTCGCGACGTTTCCAGTTAAGCAGCCACGAGACCTCGTTGCACAATAGCTGGCGTCGCGACGCCGAGTAGTACGAGCGCGGCGAATGGCCCAGACCGTCATATACGACGCTATTGCCCATCACCCAGCACATCGGGTGGAATTCCTCTCCGGTCTCGTGGAACAGCAGCGGGGTCGCGAGCGGGTTGATGTCCAGGTCGGAGTAGCGCTCGTCATAGACCACTACCTGCTCAACACCACGCAGAATCGGGTGATCTGCCGCTTCCGGCATGGGCTCAAAGACGGCGTAGGACCTCTCAGGATGTCCGCTCACTCCTAGCACCCACTTACCGCCAAGAATGGACGACCACAGGTCCCAGTCACAGAAGGTGTTGCACGCAGTGTGTAGTCCGAGGATTGGCTTGCCAGCCTCGTGATGTTCCAGGATCTTGCTGTGGGCGCGCGACCACTCCGGGATGTAGTCCCACTCTTCCTCCGGGTCGCCACCCCCGGTATTAACGATGAGCAGATCCGCGCCGGCGAGGTGATCCAAGGCCTCCGGATACGATCGCCTCACCTCCACCTGATGGCCCCGCTCAGTCAAGACCTGGGAGACAGCCTCGGAGGTTGCGTCAAAATCGTGGATGTTGTCCGCATAACGCCCAGCTCCCGACAACACGAGAATGTGTCCCATCGGACTTCCTTCCTGATTCTGGGTAAACCCAAGGAATCACACTAGGAGACTAACTCGCAAAGGGCGAACCGGTGACGTTACAGCTTGGTGTCGAAATCTCCTCCCGAAACGAGGGCAGCGTCGTTCCAGGACATCCACGCCCAGAGTCAGCCTTGATAAGCCTCGATAGTGATGACAACTCCGTCACCTAGATCGACCGAATCACCGATGGACAGGTCGACCGTCTGGCCGCTCTCCAACTGCAACGGCTCCTGGCCGATGCGGCAAACGACGGTGCCGTTCGTCGAATGCATGTCAGTGACCTCGATCCCCCACTGGCCAGGAGCGACCTTGACGTGGGTACGGCTAATGTCCTGCCCCGGCGACGGCACCCGCATGATGTCCTCGCCATTATCGCCTCGCGGAGCCCGCCCAATAAGAACAGGACCGTAGAGGTGGGTCACCTCTCCGGTGCTCGAGACGAGGGTGGCAGCCGCAGCGTCCGACTGCGAAGACAGACGGTCGCTCGTCGAGATCGACGCAAAGCGCCAGTCGCCATGGGAATCATCCTGAGAGCGAACTGGGGCAACAGCATCCTCACCGTCAGACTCCCGGGCCTCGTCACTTGTGGCGGACTCGGTGACAGACGCAGGCCCGACGGCGGTCTCAGGAACCTCGCCCGGGGCCGGAACCTCCACGAATCCGGGAGCGCGGTCCTCATCATCGGGTGCCTCGCCTGACCCGGCGTCCTCACCCGTCTCATCAGAGCCCTCAGACTCGTCAGCCTTGTGAGCCTCGTCCGACTCTGATGTCCACGGCTTGAGCGCATCGTCACCTAACACGCGTGGACGATGGACTTCGTCGGTCTGCGGTACGATGAAGGGCTCAACATTGCCGGTGGCATCGATGATGAGTTTGCTCGCCTGGGCAACACCTAGCAGCAATGGCATCGATAGTCCCTGCCCAGCCTGCTCCATTTCGACGACGATGGTCGCCGGGTTCAGTTTCTTCTCGCTCCACGTCAACAGACCGTCACCGTGGTTGACGATCTCGCCGGTGGAGGCGTCCTTGACGACGATCTGGCCACGCGCCAGGGAATACATCTCCCCATCCACCCAAAAGAACGCCCCCAAGCTGGGCATCTTGGCCAGCCCGATGATCGAGAGGGTTTCAACAAGCGACTCGGGATCCTTGGCCTCGGCTACGTGCCGCCAGATGGACGACACCAGGCCGGAGTGGCGCGGGGCAGCTGGCTGCATGACGACGAGACTGCTCGGCCCAGTCAGCACCACCCAGGAACCAGGGATGTAGGTGGCACGCCAAGCACCGAAAGTCTGGGACATTGATCCTCCAGAAGTCGAGGCACGATTAATGCCATTATTCCGCGACTATGGACCCGAGTCGACGAACCCCCTCCAATCGGATGCGAAGTAGCCGGTACATACCGGCGTGTATGCGGCCTCTCCACCACGATGGAGAGGCCGCAGAATCACACATCAATAATGCGATGGCAGATCACTTCTCCTGCTGGGAGATGACTGCCTGGGCCGCAGCGAACCGCGCGATCGGTACACGGAACGGCGAGCAGGACACGTAATCGAGCCCAGTCTTGTTGAAGAAGTGGATCGAGTCCGGATCGCCACCGTGCTCACCGCAGACCCCGACAGACAGCTCTGGATTAGTCTTGCGGCCCTTTTCAACGGCTCCGGCAACGAGCTGGCCGACGCCCTCTTGGTCGATCGAGGCGAACGGGTTGTCCTTGAGGACCTTAGTGCGCAGGTACTCAGTGAGGAAGCCATTCTCGGCGTCGTCACGGCTGATGCCCAGCGTGGTCTGGGTCAGGTCGTTGGTACCGAAGCTGAAGAAGTCAGCAACTTCGGCAATCTTGTCGGCAACCAGGGCGGCACGCGGCAACTCGATCATGGTTCCGATCTTGACGTCGACCTTGGTACCGGCAGACTCGAACTCTTCATCGATGGCCTGCTGAACGATCCGACGATGGGTCTCAAGCTCGATTGGGGTGAAGACCAACGGGATCATGATGTGGATCTGGACGGTCTCACCCTCCTTCTTGAGCACCGACAGGACAGCGCGAATAATCGCGCGGGCCTGCATGTCAGGAATCTCCGGGTAGAGCATGCCAAGACGGCAACCACGGGTACCGAGCATCGGGTTCTGCTCGTGCAGCTTCTTCACCTGGGCCAACAGACGACGTTCCTTGTCGAGCTCACCAGCGTCAGCACCCTGGTTCTCCATCTTCTGAACCTTGAGGGACTGCTCAACGAGGTTCGGCAGGAACTCGTGAAGAGGCGGGTCAAGCAACCGGACAGTGACGGGCAGGCCCTTCATCGCGGTGAAGATACCCTCAAAGTCATCCTGCTGCATAGGCAGGATCTTGTCGACGGCTGCCTGACGCTCCTCCGGAGTGTCCGCGGTGATCATCTCGTGCATGGCCGGCAGACGATCAGCACCGAAGAACATGTGCTCGGTGCGGCACAACCCGATGCCCTCGGCACCCAGCTCGCGAGCCTTGGCAGCGTCGGTGGCATTGTCGGCGTTGGCCTCAACACCTAGGCGACGGATCTCGTCGGCCCAGGAGAGCACCTCCTGGAAGTCCGCGTTGATCTGCGGTGGAATGAGCTTGAGGCCGCTGGCGAAGACCTCACCAGTGGATCCGTCAAGGGTGATCATGTCCCCCTCGTGGATGACGGTGTCACCAATGGTCAGGGTGGCGGCCTTAGCGTCAATCTTGATGCCACGAGCGCCGGCAACGCAGGGCTTGCCCATGCCACGGGCGACAACGGCCGCGTGGGAAGTCATGCCACCGTGGGCAGTCAGAACGCCCTGGCTGACGATGACGCCGTGAATGTCGTCAGGGGTGGTCTCAAAGCGAATGAGGACAACCTTCTCGCCCTTAGCGCCACGCTCAGCAGCAACGTCAGCGTCGAAGACAGCCTCACCAACAGCAGCACCCGGGGAGGCCGGCAAGCCCTCGGCAACTGGCTGCTCGCTGTGGTCCGGGTCGATCGCCTCGTGCAAGAGCTGATCAAGCTGAGCCGGCTCGATCCGCATGAGGGCTTCTTCCTTGGTGATGACCCCCTCGTCAACGAGGTCGCGAGCCACCTTGAGGGCCGCAGCAGCAGTACGCTTACCGTTACGGGTCTGCAGCAGGTAGAGCTTGCCA
Protein-coding regions in this window:
- the ppdK gene encoding pyruvate, phosphate dikinase codes for the protein MTDRYVYDLSEGSAEMKPLLGGKGAGVAEMKRLGVPVPDGFTVTTEACVDTMTRKGEWPEDLESQVWDGLKRLEERTGRVLGDDKKPLLVSVRSGAVISMPGMMDTILNLGISDDTVEAIAKEAGNERFAWDCYRRFIQMYGEVVEGIDAHIYEDALTALKEKKGVESDTDLSADDLKGLVDTFKKLSNEQLGGNWTTDPREQLMRAVDAVFRSWLNPRAFVYRKANKIPDDLGTAVNVMQMVFGNRGDTSATGVCFTRNPATGEKELYGEFLVNAQGEDVVAGIRTPRSLAEMEEVLPEAYHDLIDTMKKMESHYRDMQDMEFTVENGKLYLLQTRNGKRTAAAALKVARDLVDEGVITKEEALMRIEPAQLDQLLHEAIDPDHSEQPVAEGLPASPGAAVGEAVFDADVAAERGAKGEKVVLIRFETTPDDIHGVIVSQGVLTAHGGMTSHAAVVARGMGKPCVAGARGIKIDAKAATLTIGDTVIHEGDMITLDGSTGEVFASGLKLIPPQINADFQEVLSWADEIRRLGVEANADNATDAAKARELGAEGIGLCRTEHMFFGADRLPAMHEMITADTPEERQAAVDKILPMQQDDFEGIFTAMKGLPVTVRLLDPPLHEFLPNLVEQSLKVQKMENQGADAGELDKERRLLAQVKKLHEQNPMLGTRGCRLGMLYPEIPDMQARAIIRAVLSVLKKEGETVQIHIMIPLVFTPIELETHRRIVQQAIDEEFESAGTKVDVKIGTMIELPRAALVADKIAEVADFFSFGTNDLTQTTLGISRDDAENGFLTEYLRTKVLKDNPFASIDQEGVGQLVAGAVEKGRKTNPELSVGVCGEHGGDPDSIHFFNKTGLDYVSCSPFRVPIARFAAAQAVISQQEK